The Garra rufa chromosome 18, GarRuf1.0, whole genome shotgun sequence genome window below encodes:
- the slc26a6l2 gene encoding solute carrier family 26 member 6, which translates to MNMNKTSMDVSDHGAKFYVERIILNEPKLDEVAQRQTEIQQFSIKEKISDSVRCSEGQWRIWILTWIPLLSWIPKYSIRENGLGDLVSGVSVGIMHLPQGMAYALLASVPPVFGLYTSFYPVLVYFIFGTSRHISIGTFAVISIMVGSVSERLAPDDHFLTNGTNGSFVVDTEARDVQRVKVAAATTLLCGIFQVLLGLVRFGFVVTYLSEPLVRGYTTGAATHVITSQLKYMFGVSPRRFSGPLQLLYTLVELGRLLPQTHISTLLITLVSLTALIIVKEINSRYSHKLLLPIPIELLVIIAGTLVSHYTDLRTVNGIDVVGEIPSGLVPPRVPDVGFFSSVIGDAFAVAVVGYAINISLGKTFALRHGYKVDSNQELVALGLSNAIGGFFQCYSVTSSLSRSLVQESTGGKTQVAGMVSAVIVLITLLKLGPLFEELPTAVLSTIVFVNLKGMFMQFQDIPALWKSNRVDLLVWVVTFLCTVLLNLDLGLAASIIFTLLTVIFRTQRPRYSLLGRVSDTELYLDTESYKEAKAIPGITIFRSSAMIYYANAELYREALLQKSGINVQKLLKQKKRKEEEKNAKRKQVKEQDKQVITYTHKS; encoded by the exons ATGAACATGAACAAGACAAGCATGGATGTATCTGATCATGGAGCAAAATTCTACGTGGAGAGGATCATCTTGAATGAACCTAAACTAGATGAGGTAGCCCAACGGCAGACTGAAATCCAACAGTTCTCTATAAAGGAGAAGATCAGTGACTCTGTAAG ATGCTCTGAGGGTCAGTGGAGAATATGGATTTTAACATGGATACCGCTTCTCTCTTGGATCCCCAAGTATTCCATTCGGGAGAATGGACTTGGTGACCTGGTTTCAGGTGTCAGCGTGGGAATCATGCATCTACCTCAGG GTATGGCATACGCTCTCTTGGCTTCTGTCCCACCTGTGTTTGGACTTTACACCTCCTTCTATCCTGTACTGGTGTACTTCATCTTTGGTACTTCTAGACACATCTCCATAG GAACCTTTGCAGTGATTAGCATAATGGTCGGGAGCGTCTCGGAGCGATTGGCTCCTGATGATCACTTTTTGACCAATGGGACAAATGGATCATTTGTCGTGGATACAGAGGCGCGAGATGTTCAGAGGGTGAAAGTGGCCGCCGCAACGACATTACTGTGTGGCATATTTCAG GTTTTGTTGGGTCTGGTTCGGTTCGGGTTTGTAGTGACGTATCTCTCTGAGCCTTTAGTGCGGGGCTATACAACAGGTGCGGCTACTCACGTGATCACCTCTCAACTCAAATACATGTTTGGAGTTTCACCCAGACGATTCAGTGGACCCCTCCAGCTGCTTTAT ACTCTGGTGGAGCTGGGCAGATTATTACCGCAGACTCACATTTCCACTCTGCTGATCACTCTGGTGTCTCTCACAGCTCTTATTATTGTGAAAGAGATCAATTCCCGCTACAGTCACAAATTGCTCCTTCCTATTCCCATAGAGCTCTTGGTG ATCATCGCAGGGACTCTTGTTTCTCATTATACTGATCTGAGAACTGTTAATGGTATTGATGTGGTGGGAGAAATACCCAGTGG GCTGGTGCCGCCCAGAGTCCCAGATGTGGGTTTCTTCTCCTCCGTGATTGGAGATGCATTTGCTGTGGCTGTGGTGGGATACGCCATCAACATTTCTCTAGGCAAGACTTTTGCTCTCAGACATGGATATAAAGTAGACAGCAATCAG GAGTTGGTGGCGTTGGGGCTCAGTAACGCCATCGGTGGCTTCTTCCAGTGCTACTCCGTCACTTCCTCCTTGTCTCGCAGTCTTGTGCAGGAGAGTACGGGGGGAAAGACCCAG GTGGCTGGCATGGTATCTGCTGTTATCGTGCTTATTACACTTTTGAAGCTTGGTCCACTTTTTGAGGAGCTGCCCACA GCTGTGCTGTCCACCATTGTGTTTGTGAATCTGAAGGGCATGTTCATGCAGTTTCAGGATATTCCTGCTCTATGGAAGAGCAACAGAGTAGATCTG cTGGTGTGGGTAGTGACATTTCTCTGTACTGTTCTGCTAAATCTGGATCTGGGTCTGGCAGCTTCCATCATCTTCACATTGCTCACCGTGATCTTCAGGACCCAgcg TCCCAGGTACTCTTTGCTTGGCAGAGTGTCTGACACAGAACTGTACTTAGACACAGAATCATATAAAGAG GCTAAAGCAATCCCAGGTATCACTATCTTCCGTTCCTCTGCGATGATCTACTACGCAAATGCTGAACTCTATCGAGAGgctctattacagaag agTGGAATTAATGTCCAGAAACTACTGAAGCAGAAAAAGAggaaagaggaggagaagaacGCAAAAAGGAAACAAGTGAAGGAACAAGATAAACAGGTTATCACATACACACATAAAtcataa